ATTGTGATATACAatcttctaaataaaaatatactaatCTTTTCTTGAATAGTTCGgtcatttctttcttcattgttTGTTCTTTCTAATCTCTACTTACTTCCTCGGtggaattattttattatttgattcaattacTTATACACTTACTAAATGCTTTTTATGCTAATTGCCAAAAACAATAACAGTCTATAGTGGTTTTGAAACACATTTATttgaacaaatgaaaaaaaatagtctaCTTATGTCCTCAATCgtattttgttttccatttaGACGACGTCGATtcaatccaataaactaatatcAAATGTTATATCATGTTACTTGAACAGTATGTGATTAACATACAACTGGTTCATATTCAAGTTATAATCGAAAAGATATATAGTAAATGGATAAAATGTTAGACCCCTTATCATCGTAACATTACGAATATGACCTACTTTGTAATTGTTACCTAAGATTTAAATGTTACAAACAATAATATGAACCCTATTATTCGTGTGAAGACATGAGTGAGTGTATTTTGTATAAAAGGAGTTTATACATAGACCGTAGCACGAAATAATTGGTTTCTCTTTATAACACCATTATTTGAAGGAATCAATATTTTAGTAGGATGACCATAGGAGCATTAACTTTAATCTTGAGTGAGTTGTGAACTTTTGTTTATGAAGGCAGTCTCTGAATATGTATGAGCAAGAGTGTCCTTGACCCAAAATCACTCAAAGGGCATCTCCTTTATGCTTTATGTGGGGGGGAGGGGGTTTGCACAAACTAACAAACTACCACCCATTGAGAATGACCAAAATGTTCGTACACAACATATCAACTTCACTCTAAGGTATACTTTATGGTGAGTATGTTGACTCTTGACCTACTTCAAAATACTTGTCTGTTTCCTTACTTCAATCCAACCATATTACCTTATGATCTTGGGAAGTTTTTGTGCAACAGCCAACAAGGAATAATTATGTGAAAAACTCCTCTTTTAATTGCATTATAATAGTGGTTTAGAATGCAAAGTCTGGTGAACTTGCACCTTTTTCCAAATAAACCTAAAATTAGTATCAATTGCTTATATGAGGTTGGTTGAGTTGTGAAATACCAACTATGCAATGCACATTATTAAACCAGCAATTTTGTggatatacatacatatacttAAATACATCATCCACTTATTGAActtcaatttctaaatttcgtttatctaaatttcaaatgattcCATGCTAACGGTAAGAGtggttttttaaactatttttaaaagttgagtatttttttaaactttacaaCTATTTTACTTTGTATAATTTGATCTAATTTCTCTATatgcttagtttttttttattaatattaaatatgattactatatgaacaaataattttaagtttgtatttaaaaacacttcactagcaatttttttctttttaatgattGGTTGAGTTGTTTGTTGAACTACGTATGTGTCGGAGGTGTTCAACGCCTGTGGTTGGAGTTAGACACTTGAGAAGCTCATTGAAAGTTGGTTATGTGAGTTGGTAGTTAGTCATGCATGCATAATTGGACGTTAGAGATATACTCATCGAAGATGGTCATCAAAGCATGTCGCTAGAGTAAGGCAACCATAATCGTCATTGGTGGTTGTTGCTAAAGTTGATTGTTGAAGTTGTTGCTAGAGTTAGCCACTAGAGGTGGTCCTCAGAACACACgagaaaaagatgaagtttttaattgaatatgCAAATTTCATTTGTGAACAttattaaagttaataaaGTTGAGTTATTTAATACCAACTTGTGAAGATGGTGGATCAAATACTAATAGCTAGTTTAGATTGAGTTTTTAATCGtctataaatacattttttttttaacacaagtAAACACTTAGAAAGTTAATCCAAACACgttaaaaatctatttcaaTTCAACCCAAGTCGATCTCTCTAAATACCCTTaaagtttgttattttcttttcttattttcctttcgtttttttttgttgggttaATTTGAGAGTTGctaattgaaattatattttctcaacTTGAGCTATAATGTgtcaatgataaaaaaaataaaataaaaaataaagtgagGTGATTCAAATCTTCAGTTCACTCCTATTGTTcttaagaaaaatctaaataatgcaaataaactaaattgaagatgtatttaatttaacccaaaagaaacaaagaacatCTGGAAATTGAGATATCATCTACAACAGAgaagagaaattgaaattgtatGTTTATGAGAAAGATAAATCCGCACAAAGTACAAAATAGTGATGTGGAAGTCAATTTCTTCCAGCAATTAAAAGCAAACCAACTCCCTCACAACTCTCGCCATATCCAAATTGACCAAACAAACATACAACATATTGCATAAAAGCTATGGCGTTTCTTTGTGACTTATTTTTCGCTGAGAAGATCGTGAAAAACTTGTGGCCTTTTGTAATCACCAATACAGAGAGCCTGAAACCAAATGcccattaatttaaaattcaaatgcaGCAACTTCATATGATAGGGAAAGAGAATTAAGATTAGTGTTCTcagtttaatttgattttgagcCAAGGGAGGAGATTTGTATTTACACCTATTTGTACAAATCTATAAGTGTTATAAACAATGTAACTCTTTGAATATCGGAATAGAATGAGAAATTTCTGTGTCTTATGATTATTTGTCATCATATCCAACACACATATTTGGTGGTATATGTAAGCTAAATTTGTGTTGTTGGTAAGGTTGTTAGGCAAAATAGCAAGCACCACGAAAGATCTTTAGGAAGGTATTAACCTTGTTTTGAGCTTGGTATGCTTTCTGATATACCTGATAGCCTAGTTGGAGGAAGAGAGTCATTAAGGCCGGATAGTAGTATCAACAATGTGTTGATAGAACCCAAATGTATTGGAATATACATAAAAGTTATTAGAACTACAAGGAAGTCAAGTGTTTCAAGGAACTTGGAACATCTTCCCTTCTTGAGATCACTCGAAAGCTCTAATTCACTGACCAGAAAAATAAAGCTTAACCTCTCCCATTCTCACTTGCCTAACCTAATTACTATTGCACGCTTAAAATCCTAATATCAACATTCCTATCTTAATGTGTTTGGCTTCCTCTCATCTCCTCCACTTCAAGTTCAAAATTGATTGCAAATAACTCGTTTTTGAGTTTGATGTTGATTGAGTTTTATGTAAGACATTGATTAATAGTCTTTTCCAGAAAGGGTTAGTTTAACACTAATTCAAGGGTTCAATTCAATGAAATGGAAGGTTAAGATTACTGAAGAGGAGGAAATATAATGAACTTTTACTAAAAGGAAACTAAAACATGACAATCAGCAGATCGCTaccaaattattaaaacaaaaaagaaggaagaagttATTGATAGTGTTATGGAATCACAAGTTTACCTGCATTGCACATGCTATATGAATGAGAGTTGCTTCAGACCAAGGCCTTCCAATGAACTGAAGGCCTATTGGCAAACCAGTTTTATCATATCCAACCTGTAAAACAAAGTTTTGCAAAGAACAAGTCCAATAGATTATTACTTATTGCTACTACTCTATCGACTCCCAAAATAAGAATATTGCAATCTTACTGGAACAGTTACTGCAGGTAATCCCAGAAAGTTTCCAGCTATTGAATACCTAACAAGGGCAGCTGTAATGACACAAAGTTATCATTTCCACTTGTGTTCCAAATTGATTCTTCACTGAAtagaagttaaaataaataccatgTCTGCAAATAGCATTGTAAGTTCTAATTACACTTGTTatacatttatttgttttcaatcaagACTTTACCACCCTCagatcaattatttttaaagctTCAGGTGGGCCAAGGGCAATATGCCTCAGGAGCTTAAGCGCAAGACGCACAGTAAACTCATagcttttttattctttcaaaatgcACTAggcataaaatatatatatgtatgtgtatatatatacacacaataAGGAACCTTCATGAGAGTAATCAGGTtttttaacaaagaaaaatatacacACAATATATACACACAGATTCTTTCAAGGACGGATCTGTATGTTCTCGGATGTTGTCGATACAGTAGTCAACAAGGACAAATCTGTATGTTCTCGGATGTTGTCGATATAGTAGTCTGACAcgaggtaatgagaccaagcgTAGAGAACGATTCGAGATCCTTGGCGAAAGGAATGAATgttaactaatgtgtgtttatgtgcGTTATGTTATGAATATGTTTGTTAAGCATAAATAAAGGTTTATGCGAGATGAAATGATTTGATGTTTGTGcgaaatgatgtttatgaaaaggtattgcgaaaagaatttcataaaacctcactaaGTTTTTAGACttaatctttcaaaaatttatcttCCAAGACTTCGGCGTTGAGGTCAAGAGGAGAGGAAGTTGAAGCTGCCAGGCCTTTAAGTTTAACtgttattgtatttttgtttctgtattttcttttattaaacgCCTTGTTGttattaaagttaaagtttGTTGTATCTTTAAGTTAAAGTTTGTTGTATCTTTAAGTTCTCGTCCCCTAATGTTTATTGGTAAAGTTAAGCGTTTGATGTTTAAGCTAAGTTAAGGAAGTTAAGTGGAGTGTCTTTGGTGTTTGACTTGCGCCAAAGATGCTCAAGTCAAACTGCGTTTCGCGAGATAAGCAAGCAGGTCTGCACGACGGGGTGTGACACCACGTCTGGGTCAGTGTTTTTAATGAACAGTTCCGTAGTTAACAATGAATCTCCCTTGATCAACACCGTTCTATTTCCCATTCTAAACACTATTTATTTTGAAGGCCAATGAACCTCCATAGAAGTTCGCTTTAAAGGTAACCTCTGGCAGTTTCAGTTTAACTCCTTGGCAGAGGCTTTGCCCTTTTATCGTCATCCCGTCTCCTAAACTTTGTTACCTCTGTGGTCGGTAAGTCAAGTTCCTCCACCAATCCCCGGTGTATAAAATTGTGGGACGCTCCGCTGTTAACCAATCCCCGGTGATGGCTAAACACCTCTGCTCACAACTCCGGTGAAAACCCGTCACGAAGGCATCCATCAGCATGCTTTCAGCCATCTCAGGTAAGGGAGTACAATAATTCAAGAACTTCTTCAAATACTATGCGTATTTGCCGTCTTGCTCAATCCTGATCAATCGAGCTCCATTGCTCTTTTCTCCCGTGGGTTGGAAATGATCAAACGTCCTCTATTTCAGTTCCTCCCATAACGTACTTGCTTCTGACTCATCTAGTTTTCCCTTCATTTTTAGCACTGAGGCGTCGGACGTTCCTGATTCCTGATTCTTCCTTCATCCTACTTGCGGTATTCCCCTTCACATCAATCACCAATTGTTCCATACACTTTTACATTCTCAGCAAAATTTCCTTCGAGTCCCCAATTTCCCGCTCATTGGACTCCATTCTCTCTTCTAGTTGCTTTTGAGCCGTAGAATGTGTTTTGCCCAGaattttgatatcaaaatcaaatgttcAACAGCCAACCATTAACACTAATACAAGAAATAAGAGCAACAAGAATTCAATAAAGACAACCCAACTCCTTCCAGAAGGTTGGAAACTTCTCCCAAAGCCAACCGGAGctttttaccaaaatcaaTACCTACATAATCCAATCCCCAAAAACATTCCCTATTTTTACTCCCTTCACAGGGCTCGCTATTCCTCCTTCAATAGAGTTAACACTCTgaagaaacatgaaataaTAGAACAAAAATCACAAGTAAAAGTCTACAGTTCTTGAGATTGAACTCATAATCACTAATTGTCTAAAAAGTAGTTAAGTGCTCAAGAgatggagaaagaagattGAAGGAGATGGTGGATGgagaaatcaaagaagaagacGTGTTCTTATTAGAGAGAGAACTGGGGAAGTGTGCATTTTTATTCAATCACTTCTCACTTAATCTATAAGATACATAAGCCTACCTAGTTCATATCACTTAAACCATAGAAACTAACTATTTGACATGAAATGGctcattgttttaaaaaatggatcCATTAAACTATCAACTAACAGTCTCATAAAAACAAGccttttaaattcttcataCTTGGTGATAGCAAGGACTTAATTGAAAGGAATTTACACATAAAGAATATGATtgagaatttttataaaattagggacaaaatctaaaaaaatggAACAGATAGCAGAGAAATGCATGTAAGTCTGTACCTCCATTAATGTAGTCAAGTTCTCCAGTCTTGAGAGCACCGTTCAAGATTGGGTAAGCAGTTacactaataaataaaatataaaggttaaaactattttgaaagtaaaactTGCTCGGGATACTTCAAAATAGTTCCTATGCACTTTATGGAACAGGAAGCAAAACTTTCATGGAAAAGTGAAGTTAAAggtaatataaaataaagtacaCACAGGATATAACCCAGtccaatttgatttaattataaatggGTCATGTTCTTAAACTCATTGACGATAGACACAGTAGATCTGTATTAAACTCATTGGTAAAGTTTACTGCATTCCATTTTCATGTAATTTAGGTCCTTTGATGAATTATGAATCCGTCTCTAAAGTTGCaggaacaaaattaataaaaaaatgtcaaatgaaCTCTTACTCTCTAAGGTTCTTTACGTTCTTAAGTTGGACTCTAAATTCAATGTCAATTAAGCAAACCTCCCAccaaatgtttaaatttcaattgaaCTTATGAGAACTGTCAAATGATCTAtaatattctatatatatgtattatgtattatatacACTTTTTGAGATTAACTCTTCTAACAGACATTGGGCTCTTCAAGTCATCAATGACTACATAAATCCAACTAAATTTTGTGAACGAAGTGATTGAAACGTACCCAGTTGTTGGTGAAACAATGACATCTGCATGTGCTAATATTTTCCGATGAAAATACATCTGGCGATTCCTGcatataattaaaacttttcaatacCAAACGATAGAAAGTTTTGGCATTGCACATCACCAAGTGAGGAAAATATAAAGGCATTCTAATTGAGATATACATCCTGAATAGAATAATGGAAAAGGCTTTGGAGAGAGAAGACCATGTAGAAGCTTTTAGACGAGCCAAACGAAAATGATCATTCCAAGGAAGTGACTTGTTAGGAATATTGACCAAAATTCGGATAAGATAGGTTTCACCGTCTTAGATCACAAAACCATAGACTTTAGCGCCATAGCAGGACCAACCACCAAATGAAGAATATTGTCCTTAAATAAATCCAAGATCTGAATATAGGAAGGAATATTGAGAGTACTGAAGAACAGGACCTTTCATAATCTCAATGATAAATATCTTATTCTGTAACAGCAGACTACGGCACTCTAAATTGTATATATCACTCACATCTAcatttcataatctcaaaGTATATACTTTCAGTAGTCTTGATTTTCAGTCAATGGGACACATTTCTTACCTAATCTTCTGAGCTTTTATGTACTCCTTGCTACTGAAAGAACCATAAACCGCCAGTGCTACTCTTGCATCCCATCCTAGTTGTGAGGAATCCCTGTTTCAATTGCTTGAGTTGACTCAGTATATATGCAACATAAATTGATAACTGATATGTAAGTATGGTGGTTGAAGTTAACATACAACTTTTCAAGATAAGAACTCAATGAAGTGCTGCACTCGGATGCAATCGTTGAATAATGTGCTAAACGCATTACTTCTATCTCTGGAATAGTCACCTCCACActctttaaagaaaacaagaagatTAGCAGGAAACTTTCTGATGCGATATGAATTGTTCTATCAGTCACCTCCATAtgaatagtttgtgtttatttttcaacatctttattttaaattacagGATAGGTCAAGAGACATCAAAGGGAtgaataaacaataaattattcttgTATGTTAGGTTTCAAGAACATAAATGCAGTACCTTCCAACCGTTatgtttttgaagtttgtCCATGGCATTGGAACAGCAAACTCTGATATCATCACTGCAGTCGTTAAACCACTAATTATCTCAATTAGTGGTGTAAAAATCAATGAGATGATTTGAAACATTATTATATTGGTTATGAACATAAAACaagttcattttaaatttctaaccTCGCTATACTTTGCCAATGTAACCGAAGATATTGGTCTTGAAGAATTGAGCACAGGAAAACAAAGTTTGGGCTGAACGCTCGTAAggtgaaaataaaagttcagaATATATATAGAGCATACTAAGCCTTAAGTAATATGTCCTCAATCATCAATTGATAGATATGTAACTTGGAATCTTTATAGTAGAAGTATATCCTCAATCAACTTAAAGTAAAAAGGGTAAAACATGCTCCCAGATAAGAGCTCTCGATAGtcaatacaaatattttgacaTAAATTCAGTATAGAACCTGTTAAAGTTTGCCTTTAACATGCAACGATGATTTCAAACAAGCACTTACCAATGCAGTATTCTGATGCGAAGGAAGTTTGCTGCTTATAGCTGCATAACTGAAAAGCATATTAAGGTCAATAAAATCTCCATCAAACCTCCCTCAAGTTGCAATaagaaaacagagaaaaaaaaaagaacactaACACAATAAATGCATCCTCAATTGTGCCTGCCAGTATCCCAACCATTCCAACGGTCCAATTCAGAGGAAGAACACTGAAAACACAGAATGACACTAACCAAATTATACTGAATTGTCAAAGGCACAAATGTAGAGAGGTTATTTTTCAGTAGACATAAGTTGTCACCCAGAATGAGGTACACGGCCAAACGTTGGCTTCAAACCGACAACTCCACATAGAGATGCAGGGATTCTCACAGATCCTTTATAAAATTACCAATGAACAGAGTTTAGTTGCTACATATATAAACTAATGCACAATTTCTTGAAAACAGCCAACTTTACTGAATATCTTCATGTTCATAAACTCTATATGAGCTAGttgattttttgttaatgATGTCATCTTCaatagaatataattaatttgaccAAATTTCAGATTTCCTCTTTATTGTCCTGTTTTTTAACTTCGTATTCgtacttttaaaattctaataatttgatcccttaaatttatcattcatctaaattaaaattacctCCTCCATCAACACCTAGAGCAGCAGGACATAGTCCTGCAGCAACAACTGCAGCAGATCCGCTAGAGGAACCTCCACATATCCTGCTTGAATTATACGGATTTCTTGTCGTT
This is a stretch of genomic DNA from Cucumis sativus cultivar 9930 chromosome 4, Cucumber_9930_V3, whole genome shotgun sequence. It encodes these proteins:
- the LOC101219261 gene encoding fatty acid amide hydrolase isoform X1 — encoded protein: MGLFNSCGVAYKPAKDVDLSPTSSEFYLKANVKAPLMIGVVVKIFAWVLEMRILGKLLLYVLKANNLIYKLVGNAEIEESPVFFPSHPVEEKESEEVKLIDLDLSETEQVQEAVSCLPAWSEREVNSLNPSFHRWTIMDYSRAYHSKKTTPLTVAERFIAAVSESSKPPFNMSFFINYDVEDIMKQAAESTKRYELGKPLSVLDGVPIAVKDEIDCLPYPTTGGTSWLHKLRPCTGDASCVKYLRLSGALIVGKTNMHELGIGTSGINPHHGTTRNPYNSSRICGGSSSGSAAVVAAGLCPAALGVDGGGSVRIPASLCGVVGLKPTFGRVPHSGVLPLNWTVGMVGILAGTIEDAFIVYAAISSKLPSHQNTALPKLCFPVLNSSRPISSVTLAKYSEWFNDCSDDIRVCCSNAMDKLQKHNGWKSVEVTIPEIEVMRLAHYSTIASECSTSLSSYLEKLDSSQLGWDARVALAVYGSFSSKEYIKAQKIRNRQMYFHRKILAHADVIVSPTTGVTAYPILNGALKTGELDYINGAALVRYSIAGNFLGLPAVTVPVGYDKTGLPIGLQFIGRPWSEATLIHIACAMQALCIGDYKRPQVFHDLLSEK
- the LOC101219261 gene encoding fatty acid amide hydrolase isoform X2 codes for the protein MGLFNSCGVAYKPAKDVDLSPTSSEFYLKANVKGVVVKIFAWVLEMRILGKLLLYVLKANNLIYKLVGNAEIEESPVFFPSHPVEEKESEEVKLIDLDLSETEQVQEAVSCLPAWSEREVNSLNPSFHRWTIMDYSRAYHSKKTTPLTVAERFIAAVSESSKPPFNMSFFINYDVEDIMKQAAESTKRYELGKPLSVLDGVPIAVKDEIDCLPYPTTGGTSWLHKLRPCTGDASCVKYLRLSGALIVGKTNMHELGIGTSGINPHHGTTRNPYNSSRICGGSSSGSAAVVAAGLCPAALGVDGGGSVRIPASLCGVVGLKPTFGRVPHSGVLPLNWTVGMVGILAGTIEDAFIVYAAISSKLPSHQNTALPKLCFPVLNSSRPISSVTLAKYSEWFNDCSDDIRVCCSNAMDKLQKHNGWKSVEVTIPEIEVMRLAHYSTIASECSTSLSSYLEKLDSSQLGWDARVALAVYGSFSSKEYIKAQKIRNRQMYFHRKILAHADVIVSPTTGVTAYPILNGALKTGELDYINGAALVRYSIAGNFLGLPAVTVPVGYDKTGLPIGLQFIGRPWSEATLIHIACAMQALCIGDYKRPQVFHDLLSEK
- the LOC101219261 gene encoding fatty acid amide hydrolase isoform X3 translates to MRWKWNYAWNKLVGNAEIEESPVFFPSHPVEEKESEEVKLIDLDLSETEQVQEAVSCLPAWSEREVNSLNPSFHRWTIMDYSRAYHSKKTTPLTVAERFIAAVSESSKPPFNMSFFINYDVEDIMKQAAESTKRYELGKPLSVLDGVPIAVKDEIDCLPYPTTGGTSWLHKLRPCTGDASCVKYLRLSGALIVGKTNMHELGIGTSGINPHHGTTRNPYNSSRICGGSSSGSAAVVAAGLCPAALGVDGGGSVRIPASLCGVVGLKPTFGRVPHSGVLPLNWTVGMVGILAGTIEDAFIVYAAISSKLPSHQNTALPKLCFPVLNSSRPISSVTLAKYSEWFNDCSDDIRVCCSNAMDKLQKHNGWKSVEVTIPEIEVMRLAHYSTIASECSTSLSSYLEKLDSSQLGWDARVALAVYGSFSSKEYIKAQKIRNRQMYFHRKILAHADVIVSPTTGVTAYPILNGALKTGELDYINGAALVRYSIAGNFLGLPAVTVPVGYDKTGLPIGLQFIGRPWSEATLIHIACAMQALCIGDYKRPQVFHDLLSEK